In Bubalus bubalis isolate 160015118507 breed Murrah chromosome 3, NDDB_SH_1, whole genome shotgun sequence, a genomic segment contains:
- the AANAT gene encoding serotonin N-acetyltransferase, with product MSTLSIHCLKPSPLHLPSGIPGSPGRQRRHTLPANEFRCLTPEDAAGVFEIEREAFISVSGNCPLNLDEVQQFLTLCPELSLGWFVEGRLVAFIIGSLWDEERLTQESLTLHRPGGRTAHLHVLAVHRTFRQQGKGSVLLWRYLHHVGGQPAVRRAVLMCEDALVPFYQRFGFRPAGPCAIVVGSLTFTEMHCSLRGHAALRRNSDR from the exons ATGTCCACGCTGAGCATCCACTGCCTGAAACCCTCGCCTCTGCACCTGCCGTCTGGGATCCCAGGGTCCCCAGGCCGCCAGCGGCGCCACACGCTCCCCGCCAACGAGTTCCGCTGCCTCACCCCAGAGGATGCTGCCGGCGTGTTTGAGATTGAGCGAGAGG CCTTCATCTCTGTCTCCGGCAACTGCCCCCTGAATCTGGACGAGGTCCAGCAGTTCCTGACCCTGTGTCCCGAGCTGTCCCTGGGCTGGTTCGTGGAGGGCCGTCTCGTGGCCTTCATCATTGGCTCCCTGTGGGACGAGGAGAGACTTACTCAG GAGTCGCTGACGCTGCACAGGCCCGGGGGCCGCACCGCCCACCTGCACGTGCTGGCCGTGCACCGCACCTTCCGGCAGCAGGGCAAGGGCTCCGTCCTGCTGTGGCGCTACCTGCACCACGTGGGCGGCCAGCCGGCCGTGCGCCGGGCCGTGCTCATGTGCGAGGACGCGCTGGTGCCCTTCTACCAGAGGTTCGGCTTCCGTCCCGCGGGCCCATGTGCCATCGTCGTGGGCTCACTGACCTTCACGGAGATGCACTGCTCCCTGCGGGGCCACGCCGCCCTGCGCCGGAACAGTGACCGCTGA